A genomic stretch from Sphingobacterium sp. ML3W includes:
- a CDS encoding rhodanese-like domain-containing protein: protein MNRILVAALIGAVFICPGALPANAKSNLQQKESHYTTADLPLLALKQFRKLRKQHDVVVLDTRSGDDFLKGFIPGSINVGFKGPFDIFLKQVVPDKNQKLLIVAEEQDHKVVSERLAQLGYAGVIGILDGGIDRWKEREPVDSVTNLSAGRFGERSDPGHIVDVRTVKEFDKGHIDNAMNIPLTDFINFGNTLEKDNKPLYVHCQSGYRSAVAVSILRAKGFKNVCNIQGGYKALKDEIKEN, encoded by the coding sequence ATGAACAGAATTTTAGTAGCCGCATTGATAGGGGCTGTCTTTATATGTCCTGGTGCTCTGCCAGCTAATGCAAAATCAAATCTACAGCAAAAAGAATCACATTATACCACAGCTGATTTACCATTACTTGCCTTGAAGCAATTTAGAAAACTGCGTAAACAGCATGATGTGGTGGTTTTGGATACAAGGTCAGGTGATGATTTCTTAAAGGGTTTCATTCCAGGATCGATCAATGTAGGTTTTAAGGGACCATTTGATATTTTCCTAAAGCAGGTTGTCCCTGATAAAAACCAAAAGCTCTTAATTGTTGCTGAGGAGCAAGACCATAAAGTGGTGTCAGAGCGTCTAGCGCAATTGGGCTATGCAGGTGTTATCGGTATATTGGACGGTGGTATAGACCGCTGGAAAGAACGGGAACCTGTAGATTCTGTCACAAACCTAAGCGCAGGAAGATTTGGAGAAAGATCAGATCCAGGTCATATTGTGGATGTACGGACAGTGAAAGAATTTGATAAGGGACATATTGACAATGCAATGAACATTCCCTTGACGGATTTCATTAATTTTGGTAACACGCTAGAAAAAGATAATAAGCCACTTTATGTGCATTGTCAATCGGGTTATCGCAGTGCGGTTGCCGTTTCTATTTTGCGTGCCAAAGGATT